AAGATCGAGGTGAACGAACAAACCGAAATTTTCGGCGCCAATGAGCAGCCGATTCTCTTCTCGGAGCTCCAGCCGGGCATGATGGCGCGCGTGAAGGTCCGTGTCGACATGGACCACATCGTTGCGCTTCGGATTCGCGTGCGTGCCGGGAACGACTTCACGTTCGAGGTGAAGGGAACGATCACATCGATCGGCGATCGAGGATTCGAACTCGAGAATCACTTCATCGCTGTCGATGATCAGACAGAATATTTCGGCAAGAATGGAGAGCAATTGACCTTTGGTGATCTGGAAGTCGGCATGTTCGTGCAGGTACACGGTGTGCTCGGCGCCGATCGCGTTCCTACGGCCAGGCGGGTCAAGGTCGAGGACGAGCCCGGACCGAGAGAGTTCGAGGTCAAGGGCTTTATCCGGGAGATCGGCGACAACGCGATTCTGATCACCTGGGACCCGCGTCCGGGCACGATGGGACCTTCGTTCGCAATGAAGATTCTTGTCACTGACGACACGAAGATCCTGGGAAAGGACGACGAGCCCATCACATTTGCGGACCTCGAAGTGGGTCAGTTTGTGGAGGTTCACGGCTTCGTGAATGACGAAGGTGTCCCGGTGGCTCGTCTGATCGAGGTCGAGGAACCGGAACGACAAGAGATCACGGTGGCCGGCGAGATTCAGCGGCTGGGTGACAGGGTGCTGGTCGTCAAATCCATACCGTTCCGCGTAACCAACGACACGCAGATCGTGGATGAAATGGGTGCCCCACTCAGATTCTCAGATCTTTCTGTCGGAATGTTCGCCCGCGTGAAGGGATACATCTTCCCCGCTACCCATGAAGCGGTCGCGCTCAAGATCGAGGTCCGTACCCGACGCTACGTCCATCTTACAGGGACGATCAACGAGATCGGTAGTGACGCGATCTCCGTATCGGGAATTCGCGTCTTTGTGACTGCGGATACGAAGATCATGGATGTGGACGGCAACGCTCTAGAGTTCGCCGACCTCGAGGTCGGACAGGTCGTGCGTGTGATTGGATGGAAGACGGACGGCGGTGTCATGGCCAGGAGCATCAGGGTAAGGCTGCGCGTCGAGGACGAGGTGCTGGTAGCGGCCGTGCTCGAAGCGGTCGAGGGTGAGTCGATCACCGTTCTTGGCGTGTCCTTCCAGTTGTTGTCGACTACCGTCATCCTGGATGAGTCGGGCAACGAGATTGGTGTCGACGGTCTCGAGATCGGCAAACCGGTCGCGATTCGCGGGGATCTGCTGGAGGATGGTACGCTTGTCGCGTACAAGGTGAAGAAGCTCGACCGTGACGTTCGTGGAATACACGTCGTCGGTCCGGTCGAGTCTTCGGGCGCCAGCACGATTGAGGTTATTGGTATCCACTTCTTCGTCGATGGCTCGACGCAGATTGTCGACGTACTCGGACGTCCGATAACTCTGACTGATATCGCACTCGGCGCGACGGTTGATGTTCACGCTGTCGGTCAGCCTGACGGGACGCGACTTGCTCGCAAGATCCGCGTACTTGAGGTCCTCGTCGTGATGGGCGATGTCGATGTTCTGGCCTCGGATCGAGTTCAGATTCTCGGTCGCGACTTCATGATGGATTCGGATCCACTCGTGATGCTCGATAACGGCCGCGCCGGATCACTGGCAGAGACCGGTAGTTTCTCGCTTGTCGAGATTCGGGCTGCCACTAACGAGGCCGGTGAGCTCGTCGTGTCCAAGATCACCATGCACCAGGACAGTCAGTCGACGACGGTCGAGACAGATCCGGACGGAGATGCCCTGCCGGCGTCGTTCAACCTTGGACAGAACTACCCCAACCCGTTCAACCCCAGCACGACGATCGAACTGGAGGTGACGTCAGCGGGATCCGTGGATCTGACGATCTACAATGTCCTCGGGCAGAGAGTGGCAACGCTTGCCAGCGGGGTTTTGGCATCGGGCACGTACTCGTTCGTCTGGAACGGAACGGATGCATCAGGTGCCGCGGTGGCATCGGGTCTGTACCTGTATCAGGCTCGTGTCGCAGGCACTGTTCAAACACGGACGATGGCGCTCATCAAGTAGAGCCTTCGCTGTGTGCATAGATGGGGCCCCGCGGACGCGCATCCCGCGGGGCCCTTTTCTATTCTGGCCGACTTCGTTGCGAGGCCGCGACACTGCAGCGAGATGCCTGGTCATTCCGAGCCTGTCGAGGAATCCCTGTCAACGGTCTGCCTCCGCGCAACACAGGCCCCTCGACGGGCTCGGGGTGACGACGTTGCTTCATTCGTCACGCAGGCCGGTCACCTGACTCCCT
The Rhodothermales bacterium genome window above contains:
- a CDS encoding T9SS type A sorting domain-containing protein translates to MIAFDTKTRGVLLGMILLLSAPVAFAQSGLTVSRNSDFSTHDLTFEPGEKMFVLVDAPELDPMDIDANELRLRHENSGEEIRFRLENQFNARYTADVQLPDAEWARGRWTLHVRLRDKVGHEFEARLSIGIGAGVQLSEFELEGLVTDLGDGFIGVMHRKIRVTERTEIEDDTDRPIRLSDIEVGDRVHVRGIIGDDGTPVAKRIQLKSHDGQNEVEFSGMIQEVFDRGIVMFGRKIEVNEQTEIFGANEQPILFSELQPGMMARVKVRVDMDHIVALRIRVRAGNDFTFEVKGTITSIGDRGFELENHFIAVDDQTEYFGKNGEQLTFGDLEVGMFVQVHGVLGADRVPTARRVKVEDEPGPREFEVKGFIREIGDNAILITWDPRPGTMGPSFAMKILVTDDTKILGKDDEPITFADLEVGQFVEVHGFVNDEGVPVARLIEVEEPERQEITVAGEIQRLGDRVLVVKSIPFRVTNDTQIVDEMGAPLRFSDLSVGMFARVKGYIFPATHEAVALKIEVRTRRYVHLTGTINEIGSDAISVSGIRVFVTADTKIMDVDGNALEFADLEVGQVVRVIGWKTDGGVMARSIRVRLRVEDEVLVAAVLEAVEGESITVLGVSFQLLSTTVILDESGNEIGVDGLEIGKPVAIRGDLLEDGTLVAYKVKKLDRDVRGIHVVGPVESSGASTIEVIGIHFFVDGSTQIVDVLGRPITLTDIALGATVDVHAVGQPDGTRLARKIRVLEVLVVMGDVDVLASDRVQILGRDFMMDSDPLVMLDNGRAGSLAETGSFSLVEIRAATNEAGELVVSKITMHQDSQSTTVETDPDGDALPASFNLGQNYPNPFNPSTTIELEVTSAGSVDLTIYNVLGQRVATLASGVLASGTYSFVWNGTDASGAAVASGLYLYQARVAGTVQTRTMALIK